The DNA window aagaaagaaagaaattgcttgcagataaaatacatttgcagTTTAAATACACAATCCCACTTTAATTTCAGAGAAGGGTCTTTCTTGGCAGTACTATACAGAAGTATCTGAAATGCATTAACACTTCGGCAGATGCTCAGAATCAAACAACTTAATAGGCATCaactttttttcaaataattgcaAAGCTTCGATTTAGCCTTTTGCATACCTTGCATAGTTAATTACCTAGGCTTTAATGTTTACATGCAATGAGAGTATCTACAGCTATAAACTACATAATTTATAATTGATGTAAATGGGTGTTATTATGTCAATTAGGCAGCTGTGTCCTCCACCTTCTCAGTAAACAGAAATGAGTGATAAACCGAGTTTGCCGGGAGAGCCCCTCTCCTCTTCctaacagataaaaataaattacctaGGTAGACCAGGTTGTCCAATTGTTCTCTGGTGAGGTGGATGTTATATGTGGGCCCTCTCTTTTGACCTGTTGACTGCAGCAAATGGTCAATCTCGTCACGCACCGCTGCAAGAGCTTCTGGGTGCCGCAGAAGATAATACATGGCCCAGAATGTAGCTGGAATCGTGTTTCCCACAGAGGCCCACAGGAAGGCAAAATGATGTGCTGGgagaaaataagtgaaaagGAAGATTAATAGCGTTTATTACACTGATTAGATTTGCAGTGTGCTAATTAAAAGATGTTAGGACACAGACCCAGCCAAGGATCAGTGAATGCTAATGAGGACCAATAGGCTTCTGAAGTCTAATTTTCTGCTTAATGAGAATAGTTTGAAATGTAATGtcgggggggtggggggaataAGGGGAGGAAATGCAGCTCAGTTATAATCTTTCTCATTATCACCATTAAGTATCTTGTTTTACCAcctcagcacaaaaaaaaaatcaattatcaTAGAGGGTTGTTTCAGAGTAAAACATTTTATCATTAGCCAATTagaaagaacataaaaaaatttcaaggtcgccattttgcctttttatttcaaaggtctatagtaaattattttattttagacaaGCAATCATTCATAAGTTTCCTACCTGCTTTGTCATAATCTCCAAGCAGCTCATATTTCTCAAATATATCTTGTCTGGCTTGGACCACTTTTGACCCTCCCAGCCATTTTGTCATGTTCTGAAGTAAAAAATGATGTATAAGCTCCTTCCGAACCTTCTTGGTAGCTCCTAGCAACTCAATTGGTATGTTTGCAGCTAAATAGGGAAAGCTGGCATCAAACTTGATAAATTTGTCTCTGATTTCACTAATAACTTTGTGGCCATCTGCAGCAGGAACTCTTCCATATAGTGTTACAAAACTGGCTTCAAACATTACAGAGCAGCAGAATTTgtacattttttctgtttcccaaTCTGTTGCTTGTGAGCATTTCCATTCAAATATATCCTGGAGATTTTTCATCATGTGGTCAGAAATGATATCCAAAGGCTTGCCTTGTAGATACTGGTAGATTCTGTGCAGGTTTTCCTTGAGTTCAGggaattttccttttgacaAGGCTGGGTAGTCAAAAGTTTTGGATGCCATTTTATTAGCGAATTCATGAAATTCAAGTTGCTTACTATTTCGGATGACATAGACGTATTGAAATGGATCCATGATAAAGGTAATATATCTACCTGAatagaagaacagaaaataattagcGATACCTGCACTTTTATAAATCTGGTGACACTTCTAGAACCAATAACTGAAAATATGCCAAAGtcttaaaaagtgaaaaaaatcatgcagaaaaaaaaaaccccaaagcaaagaTATGTGAAtaaatctgcaaagaaaaaaaaagaaaagaaaaaaaaatgaaacaaatattatATAGATTTTCTTTGTCAGGATGAATATTCCATCAGTATACACTTTGCAGGCGCTTCTAAAATCCTTGTGAAGCCATTTCCATGTAGACAGGTCTACTGTTTGTGCCAACAGTTGTGTGTGATCTCTTCAAATGTGGtactctgaaataaataattttctactcAGGTCTAGTTCATGAAAATACAGCGTGGAATCATAGCAACATTTGGAAACTGCAGGTTTTCACTAGCAGAAAGTGAGAAGCACACACATTTCACCTGCAGAGAGGACAGTGAATGACAGGGGCTGGAGTGGAAAACATGCCACCTAGGCAGCTTTTTCCAAGCAGATGACACAGGAACTCCTAATCTGTCAGTTACAGCTTTAACTGCACGCTGCAAACCCCCAACATTTAAAGCTTTGCTCACATCTGGCTCTTTTTCCCTGAAGCTTTGCTAACTCTTTGTTAAGAATGTGCTTAACATGACTACCTAAGTCTATGAATGTGAAGTAGCAGCCTATGATGTAGCAGGCATGATTTTTAGTATGGGCTCCACTTTGGGATACACACTGTCCCAGTGCTAGGATCCATTGTGTCAGAGTGTGCCACCAATTTCCTATCCTTCTCAGGGTTCTTAATGAGGTGACACAGTGATACCTTCAGCTCCTTGTACAGAGAGATAGGACTGCATCAAGTTAAATGCTTTTTCAAATTGTCCCTGCCAGAGAGTCCTGCAATTTGTCCCTAAACTTCAAGTCAACTGctgaagaaaagcttttggAGGAACTGCCATGAATCAAAATCCTAACACTCCCAAAGCTCAATTAAATCTTAGCTCTTTATAGATGGTTCTAAATTTAGAGTTCCTGATTCGTACCTTGAATGAAGAGGTGCATTAGGGAAAATGGGTACCTATGAAATATCTCAGTCACAAACTCAGGGAAAGAGCAAAACTTCCAGCACTTACAGTCTAATTCTGTCTCACTAAGGGGACAAATCTCCTTTGATTTTAATGGGAACACTACATGCTTAACTGCGGACCAAATTTGGCTCTGTGACAGATGTCCAGAGATAAAGTAGTCACTACCACTAAAAATGTCAAGTATCCATGGTTACGATATAGTGATATCTGAATTATCATAGTTatttcacattttgatttatatacacacacagtgTTCTATGGTATCTGGGTACACTCTGGACTTCCTCTACAATTATCAGCTGCCATAATTCCCCTCCCAATTACATCAACTGCAATCCCAGTGAACTAGTAAGGAAATGTAAAGGATATATCAAGACAGAATTTGAACCCTTTTTATTATTTGTCAACAGTGTATGAATGTTTTTAAGATACTCATGGATTTTGTTTTACTGTAACATAATCAACCACAgctgtaaatttaattttaaagaataagtATGTTGAGAAACCAGCATGAAAGAGAGATCCTGAATTCTCAGTCCCCTTTTTTGACCTTCTTTGACTACAAAGGCTAACTGGAATTTTTAGTCATGACTTGACTTTAGTCTTGCAGGATCTTTGTTAAGGGTCCTAGAATTACCctctttttccagctttcacCTACTTTCATGCTCTTTATTGAGGCTACCATCTTTCTGATCAAAACTTGGAAAGAATTGGagcaatttttaataaatagatTTGGAGTGTTATTAACCCTAAAGATGAAAGCTGGCTTCTTAACTTTGCATTTACAGGGTAAACAATTTAAGttaagatttttaattaatattaatttaaaccATCTGTCCACCATCTGCTTATTTCTGATGCAAAATATGAGTTTCTTTGTGATCTTTAATCAGACACTTAGCAAACGCACATCAATTCTTATCATTTTTaagtaagaaaattattttcagcaaaTAAGTTTTCAGACAAACAATTttagtaataattttaaatcaaaactcACTCACCACTAGCacatactttgaaaaaaaaatccttgagaAAAAGAATATTACAGATCCTGGTTTTATTATTCTCATCAGGTTCCTGGTAGCAAAAAGTAAGTATGTAACAAAATCTAATTCATTTTGTAGAATCAATTCAGGCTCCAGACCACATCACTGCAAGTCAACAACATATATAAACACATAAACCAAAACATTTCTTGTTGCTCCATTTAGTAAGGGTCTAGATAATTAGAAAAGTGGAACCCCCCCTATAACAAAGGCAGCTCGTTTATGTATGCTATTGAGAATCTAATTTTGGATCTCTTAATTTGAAAACTACTAAAATCTAGGGCTAATAAACGACAGTTCGAAAGTTGAGAGAGTGGGTATGGGAACCTTTAACAATTACAGTCATCCTTGCACACAGATGCACTACATGGCTACACTGCTTACCCCAGTCTCCTCCATACAGGAACAGATTGCTAATTACAAAATCGTGCCCCAACACCTCCTCTACACCCTGAACAGCAAACATCCAAAGTGGAACAAACTTTCTCACCTCAAGttatgattttaaattttttaagtgCCAATATGGTCcttagttttgcttttaaaatcctGTCCTTGTACCCAGTGAGGTTTCTTCCAACTGATTGCCATTGGTGGTGTCATAGACCAATAAATTAAAACCTTTCATAAAGTTTTCAGTTAttatttggtattttaaaatgcagcttcCCCCTCTACTCCCATGTCTTTCCATTGCAGCTAATGCCAAGACAACTTTGGAAAGTAACCTTTTCTAAAATCAATCCAAAATCTTGATACTCATGAGTTTCCATCAGAGTACTAAAAAAGGTAATGCCAAATCAGCCAAAAATGGAGGCATACTACAATCTCCACAAATCAGGTAGCCCTAAATATTGAAGGTATTTATATAGAAACCACTAGAGACTAAGCCTTTCCCTGTttgtaaaaaaacccttcaacaCCAAAAACTAAGTAGACATGTCACACTCCAATTCACAATAGTTTAAGTCACTGAGCTGTTTTATTTAATACAGTAAAAACAAGTCAAAACAGGAGATCCTTGTTTCTGCAAAAAGCcctctgattttttatttttaatggctaCAGAGAATTCATACTTCATCATCCATTTCTTCAGTCTGCATTACACCAATGCTGCAAATAGCCTGATTATCTCCATTTAGTTTCTACGATCTCCTAGAAATAGAAGATTGAtgtggaaaatatgaaaattgtCAACTTTGGTAAATCTGAGCGCAGAAGTCAGTATTTGTATGATAGTTAAGAAATTACTCTAATAATGCATTCTGGAGCTTTTTAATGCTAATGATGAAAGACAAGCATTTCAGATGGCATCTAATGATGGATGTTATTTTGGTATTGCTTGGAGCAGGCTTCAGCTTGGTAAGGAGTTAATGTAAATTACCTTTTGCCTACAAGAGTAAAATGTGATATGATACTGTTGGTGTATCatgctttaaagaaaagaatgaCTTAGCAGCGGTATTTGAAAAGGCAAATGTGCTTAGTAAAAACCatgaagattattttattaaaggTGAGCTAGTCTCACAGAGAATGTTGCAGGGTTCATTAGCACTCCTATCTTGAGAGGAAAAGGACACAAAGTTTAATCCCAAGGAACAATGACAAAACTGTTTCGAGCTCTTTAAGTTCTTACCTAGCCGTCTGCCTATGCTGCTGATCTTTTAAGAAGCAGAGGGGCTTGAGCAGTATGGTCATCTCAATGCCACAGActgtctctctctttcccctccttattattttattttctgatcttttcttttttttttttttttttttttttttcccaagactATTGCATTTATGTAATCGTCCTCTTATTAGGGAGATTCTGCTGAACTGCTGACAATGATGTACAGTGGTGCTGCGCTGGCATGACGTTTGGGGAAAACGATTCTGCTGCACCACCACACAAAACCAATTAGAGAACTATTTTCTGCGACAGGTCAGGAATTTACATTGTTTCTCATAGAAAGAtgtgctttttaatttctttattaagaTGACATCCATGTCCCTTGCGACTTTTAGGGATGACAATCATTTGCTCATCACATGGGAAAGTACAATCAGCAAAATCGCATTACCAGTACGGGGCAACGCCAGAAACTCCAAGCATCGTTCCGCATTTTCCAAATGAACTAGTTTGAGAACCAATAATTAGAACAATATATATTGATAGAATTTTTTGACAGGATCTTTAGACATCCACCAGGGGGGTAAAGTAATGATAGTCCACATACAGCTGGCTACGCTATGTTTGCCGAGCACAGAAACATCATCTTTGTCAAATCAGTAAGACATACAGAAATCCTGTATGCCTTCGGATCAGGACACGATAGGAGACACTAACTAGCTTTGGTTTCTTCCTTGACTTAAGGATGACAAACTATTTCTCCTTAGTGAAGTCCTGATGGTCAGCaattttatactgaaaaagAGAACTTAAAGTGGTGTCTTTGTTATGATGAATTCACAAAATCAAACGTTTCCCTGCACAAGACAGAAATTATATCCAGAACTAAGTCCATTTACCTCAGTCTTTATCAAGGGAGGCTTGGCTCAAAACACTTGAACATAGGGGATTATCGGAGATAGAATTTGGTTTATTGTGGAAATAGaacttctgaaatgaaattacacTCATAGATTGCTTAAACACAAACTTTTAAACACAGCCttgcataaaataataaagaggcaaaagaataaatatttgattaaaCACTTTTAATATTCTGAAGTATGACTGTATCCAGTTTTATGAATGTACTAATATCTGAATTATAGCTATTAATTGGTATTTGTAAAAAGCCAAAACTGTATTATAGTATGAATTcaaattaacaacaaaaagGACTGTATTTCAGCAAGAGTTGGTGTTGTACTGTGCCAAGCTCACTTTCAAGTTGCAAAAGAGCTGATCATACTagtttccaaaaaaaatcctgaacaaaattttaagaaatcaCATATTTAATACAGTAAAAATTCTCTTCCAAAGGAAcaaaagcacagattttttaaaaggaggaaaatttttattaattaaacaCATGGCTTgcaattaaattacttttttaaaaaaaatattttcatttcaaaatattgcTTCTATAGGAACATAAAGCTAATGCTACTGCCCCagaattaaaaagcaaactttatACTTTACGcttaacatttttgtttcaaactCCCTAAAACTACAGGAATAGCTAAAAATTATATAGACTAAAGTTGACCATTTGAACAAGGATATCAGCGTGTAAAGGTGAAGAAGATGATTATAATCATCTATATTAATAAGAGTTTGCCTTTCTGAACACAAGAAAATACTggattttaaattgattttagTAAAAAGTAGATCTCTACAGACAGAcgtaaatttatatatttaatttccattcaggattttagtgtttttctatgtttttcttCCACAACTAAGTGCCTATGTGAAATCACTCAAATGTTTGTATTCAATCTGGCTTAGTAATATAGTTATAA is part of the Vidua chalybeata isolate OUT-0048 chromosome 1, bVidCha1 merged haplotype, whole genome shotgun sequence genome and encodes:
- the LOC128795583 gene encoding cytochrome P450 7B1 isoform X1, translated to MGPDTLPLGTYSGAAAAATLLLWAVCVLCRRRRKTGEPPLINGWIPYLGKALIFRKDAYKFLLDQQKKFGDIFTVHIAGEKYFSRYITFIMDPFQYVYVIRNSKQLEFHEFANKMASKTFDYPALSKGKFPELKENLHRIYQYLQGKPLDIISDHMMKNLQDIFEWKCSQATDWETEKMYKFCCSVMFEASFVTLYGRVPAADGHKVISEIRDKFIKFDASFPYLAANIPIELLGATKKVRKELIHHFLLQNMTKWLGGSKVVQARQDIFEKYELLGDYDKAAHHFAFLWASVGNTIPATFWAMYYLLRHPEALAAVRDEIDHLLQSTGQKRGPTYNIHLTREQLDNLVYLESALNESLRMCSSSMNIRISQEDFVLKLEGNQEVVLRKGDWIALYPQILHMDPEVYEDPKEYKFDRYIENGKKKTTFYKAGRKLKYFLMPFGSGISMCPGRFLAMNEMKMFLFILLSHFDVELAENKAVRLDNSRMGLGILLPDVDIAFRYKLRSLRN
- the LOC128795583 gene encoding cytochrome P450 7B1 isoform X2, with protein sequence MGPDTLPLGTYSGAAAAATLLLWAVCVLCRRRRKTGEPPLINGWIPYLGKALIFRKDAYKFLLDQQKKFGDIFTVHIAGRYITFIMDPFQYVYVIRNSKQLEFHEFANKMASKTFDYPALSKGKFPELKENLHRIYQYLQGKPLDIISDHMMKNLQDIFEWKCSQATDWETEKMYKFCCSVMFEASFVTLYGRVPAADGHKVISEIRDKFIKFDASFPYLAANIPIELLGATKKVRKELIHHFLLQNMTKWLGGSKVVQARQDIFEKYELLGDYDKAAHHFAFLWASVGNTIPATFWAMYYLLRHPEALAAVRDEIDHLLQSTGQKRGPTYNIHLTREQLDNLVYLESALNESLRMCSSSMNIRISQEDFVLKLEGNQEVVLRKGDWIALYPQILHMDPEVYEDPKEYKFDRYIENGKKKTTFYKAGRKLKYFLMPFGSGISMCPGRFLAMNEMKMFLFILLSHFDVELAENKAVRLDNSRMGLGILLPDVDIAFRYKLRSLRN